The Nitrospira sp. CR1.1 genome has a segment encoding these proteins:
- the thiL gene encoding thiamine-phosphate kinase, giving the protein MPGTATGLEAGGLMPPGRSRRADRVRSEFGLIRSLQAQAAQPDPQVFKGIGDDTAIIKTSSTEWTLITTDLVAEGVHFDPATSSFRDIGYRAAIANLSDIAAMGGRPRFMLVSIAIPPSCSTAQIQHLYRGMMQAGSPYQVRLIGGDTSASRGGLFLNITLTGVVKPRRVLLRSGARVGDRLYVTGTLGDSRAGLDLLTSRRRPTLRPADARFLLARHHRPSARIAEGVWLAEQRLAGAAIDLSDGLTGDLRHICEESGVGADVIAGALPISPACRAYAQARGLDPGQIALQGGEDYELLFTVPRRQQSRFDRLAGKTGFRMTCIGSITPGMSGLRLRTEAGATQPLPLTSYEHFRRPS; this is encoded by the coding sequence ATGCCCGGTACGGCGACCGGCCTGGAAGCAGGTGGATTGATGCCGCCGGGCCGATCCCGCCGGGCCGACAGAGTGCGCAGCGAGTTCGGCTTGATCCGGAGCCTGCAGGCGCAAGCCGCGCAACCGGACCCGCAAGTCTTCAAAGGAATCGGCGACGACACCGCGATCATCAAAACCTCGTCAACCGAATGGACCCTCATCACCACGGATCTTGTGGCGGAGGGGGTGCACTTCGATCCTGCCACCTCCTCATTTCGGGATATCGGCTACAGGGCGGCCATCGCCAATCTCAGCGACATCGCCGCGATGGGCGGCAGGCCGCGGTTCATGCTGGTCTCCATTGCGATCCCGCCGAGCTGCTCCACGGCGCAGATTCAGCACCTGTACCGCGGCATGATGCAGGCCGGATCTCCCTATCAGGTGCGCCTCATCGGCGGGGATACCTCGGCATCCAGGGGAGGGCTCTTTCTCAACATCACGCTCACCGGCGTCGTGAAACCGCGTCGGGTCCTGCTGCGGAGCGGCGCGCGCGTTGGAGACCGGCTCTATGTCACCGGGACCCTGGGCGACTCCCGCGCGGGACTCGACCTTCTGACGTCGCGCCGGCGGCCGACGCTCCGTCCGGCAGACGCCCGCTTTCTGCTGGCGCGCCATCACCGCCCGTCGGCCCGTATCGCGGAAGGAGTGTGGCTGGCCGAACAGCGACTCGCGGGCGCGGCCATCGACCTGTCCGACGGCCTGACCGGCGACCTTCGCCACATCTGCGAGGAAAGCGGGGTGGGCGCGGACGTCATCGCCGGCGCGCTGCCGATCTCACCTGCCTGTCGAGCCTACGCCCAGGCCCGCGGGCTCGACCCGGGGCAGATCGCGTTACAGGGCGGAGAGGATTATGAATTGCTGTTCACCGTCCCTCGCCGGCAACAATCCCGCTTTGACCGACTGGCCGGGAAGACCGGGTTTCGCATGACCTGCATCGGCTCGATCACGCCGGGAATGTCCGGCCTGCGCCTGCGGACGGAGGCGGGCGCCACACAACCGCTGCCGCTCACCAGCTACGAACATTTTCGAAGACCGTCGTAG
- a CDS encoding DUF2062 domain-containing protein encodes MADVRSLFRQILHLDESPHRTALAFAVGVFIGFSPAYGFHMVMVGFCAWAFGWNVIALLAGAFLNNPWTLIPILGATYWTGATLLGRREFPTFDWSDLSLTGMYHQVAPHAWPFVLGGMVLSIAGGLLAYPVAYVLLTRYRRARAMERPTHLPPPPGLG; translated from the coding sequence ATGGCCGACGTACGATCGCTCTTTCGCCAAATTCTGCATCTTGATGAATCGCCGCACCGGACCGCGCTAGCGTTTGCCGTCGGCGTCTTCATCGGCTTTTCGCCGGCATACGGCTTTCATATGGTCATGGTGGGGTTTTGCGCCTGGGCGTTCGGATGGAACGTCATCGCGCTGCTCGCCGGGGCATTCCTCAACAATCCCTGGACGCTCATCCCGATCCTCGGCGCCACATACTGGACCGGCGCGACCTTGCTCGGCAGGCGCGAATTTCCCACCTTCGATTGGAGTGACCTGTCATTGACGGGCATGTACCATCAGGTGGCGCCCCATGCCTGGCCGTTTGTGCTCGGGGGCATGGTCCTGAGCATCGCGGGCGGCCTGCTGGCTTATCCGGTGGCCTATGTGCTACTCACCAGATACCGCCGCGCGAGAGCAATGGAACGCCCCACCCATTTGCCCCCGCCGCCGGGGCTGGGCTAA
- a CDS encoding HD domain-containing protein gives MKLPSAIPPAPYDGSALIADPIHEYVSFTVPYASPDPSERTEKDLIDSPWVQRLRYIYQLQSARWVYPSAEHTRFVHSLGTMHVAGRFAQHLYPFLRNAIPGLPSAAFVEEFLRITALVHDIGHGPFCHFFDDNYLRGFGLSHEKLGQIIVREHLGPLIKKIRRSPSGPFERGEELNPDHIAHVILKEKGKDNSKIPRWINVLQPVIAGSYTADNLDYVLRDAYMCGVAVGPVDLTRLIHYTIITDKGFTIHKTGLPALHMFLNTRMYLYSNVYFHRTTRAIDIHLRDIFGDTMKLLFPSNPAKHMDDYLTLTDWSLLEDVRRWKKAGQGSLRRLHHEWAHILSRDVKWKMAYSTVLKEKGIERGMDFPSHEQFQQQIQKALPSKLQNLPFRVDMAPLDPRPDPKDTRGIPLLVYDPGTKGLSTEPLEEFLDLLPTRLVQFRIYALDHDHDAALSNAAATVLNKTSASLETNF, from the coding sequence ATGAAGTTACCATCAGCCATTCCTCCGGCTCCGTATGACGGATCGGCCCTCATTGCCGATCCGATCCATGAATACGTGTCGTTCACCGTGCCCTATGCATCGCCCGACCCGTCGGAACGCACCGAAAAAGACCTGATCGATTCTCCCTGGGTTCAACGGCTGCGCTACATCTATCAGCTGCAAAGCGCCCGCTGGGTCTATCCGTCAGCCGAGCATACGCGGTTTGTGCACTCGTTGGGGACCATGCATGTGGCCGGACGATTCGCGCAGCACCTGTATCCGTTTTTGCGCAACGCCATCCCCGGCCTTCCCTCGGCCGCCTTTGTGGAGGAGTTCCTGCGCATCACGGCCCTCGTCCACGACATCGGCCATGGCCCGTTCTGTCATTTCTTCGATGATAACTATTTGCGCGGCTTCGGCCTCTCGCATGAGAAGCTCGGCCAGATCATCGTGCGCGAGCATCTCGGTCCGCTCATCAAGAAAATCCGCCGCAGCCCGTCGGGGCCGTTCGAGCGCGGCGAGGAGCTCAATCCTGACCACATCGCCCATGTCATCCTGAAGGAGAAGGGAAAGGACAACTCCAAAATTCCTCGCTGGATCAATGTCCTCCAACCGGTCATTGCAGGAAGTTATACCGCCGATAATCTGGACTACGTGCTGCGGGACGCGTACATGTGCGGGGTGGCGGTGGGGCCGGTCGATCTCACCCGGCTGATCCATTACACCATTATCACCGACAAAGGGTTCACCATCCATAAAACCGGCCTCCCGGCGCTCCATATGTTTTTGAATACCAGAATGTACTTGTATTCAAATGTGTATTTTCACCGGACGACCAGGGCCATCGACATTCATCTGCGCGACATTTTCGGGGACACCATGAAGCTGCTGTTCCCGTCGAATCCGGCCAAGCACATGGACGACTACCTGACGCTGACGGACTGGTCGTTGCTGGAAGATGTGCGGCGATGGAAAAAAGCCGGACAGGGCAGCCTGCGCCGCCTGCATCACGAGTGGGCGCATATCCTGAGCCGCGACGTGAAATGGAAAATGGCGTACAGCACGGTGCTCAAGGAAAAGGGGATCGAGCGGGGAATGGACTTTCCCAGCCACGAACAGTTTCAGCAACAGATTCAGAAAGCCTTGCCGTCCAAATTGCAGAATCTACCGTTCCGCGTTGATATGGCGCCGCTGGACCCGCGCCCGGATCCGAAGGATACACGCGGCATTCCCCTGCTCGTCTATGATCCCGGCACCAAGGGGCTCTCAACCGAGCCCTTGGAAGAGTTTCTTGATTTGCTGCCGACCAGGCTTGTACAATTTCGCATCTATGCGCTGGATCACGATCACGACGCCGCCTTGTCGAACGCCGCGGCCACCGTCCTCAATAAAACGTCCGCGAGCCTCGAAACGAATTTTTAA
- a CDS encoding PAS domain S-box protein translates to MTGNGLHGLTTGKLTPRIRDRRMFAVIAVLSGGIFLVDYLTPRTIPVWVLYILPIVLTFWISPRWSSPAVTMVCTGLTYLGYLVSPDVPGVPAWLPRAGRSISLIIFPLVAYVVDQQKRLTCELVKSTTLTKEHAALLDRSQLLRNAAEEMRDLYDRSPCGYHSLNAAGLIVAMNQTELDWLGYNKEEVIGKKHMTEFFTPAGVARFKERFPQILHEGHIDNVEFELIRKNGTTFPVMLNATAMTDSEGRFIASRSTLIDITDRKRADQALRESHQSLEALVATRTAALQDTNQRLEQELAERDRMHQALSASEHRFQDLLNSLPLPIWTFLPDGTCDYLSPQWAQYTGRPSDEPYSAGCLPYIHPEDRERISAEWRETVTRIQPLNTEMRVRRADGVYRWFHAHALPVLDQDGRVLKWVGTYTDIDDRKQTQEAQARLAAIVESSSDAIMSKCLRGGIRTWNKGAERLFGYSSEEIVGQPISRILPPDRLEEETALIEQIKAGTRVQQFESVRVHKDGHAIQVSLTMSPIVDAHGQVVAVSTIARDITERVRAEETLHQQRQLIELSHDPIFCWDTRRGILSWNRGCEHLYGYTRAEAVGHSSHALLDTAFPRPLETILAELETTGSWSGELRHRTKSGREVLVKSRWGLMKTGGRCLVLETNRDITERRQSELMLLKKNKDLETLLYVTSHDLKEPLRAITSFSLLLQERYANRLDEKGQDFLRRIIRATRRLDQLLTDILDLSRAQRMEIPLDEVNADFLVKKALQRLDNQIKTTGARITVHSPLPRLRVNTTWAVQGIYNLVANALKFVSPGMPPDIEIAPHLEIDSEGMDMPGLVVRDRGPGVPADQRERIFELFRRAVGRDIEGTGAGLAIVRQVAERHGGRAWVSPREGGGSEFFITFGRTRQGAKEGAYDTQTIQHSDR, encoded by the coding sequence ATGACCGGGAATGGTCTCCATGGGCTAACCACCGGGAAACTGACGCCTCGCATTCGCGACCGGCGCATGTTCGCGGTGATTGCCGTCCTGAGCGGCGGCATTTTTCTCGTGGACTACCTGACCCCCCGGACCATACCCGTGTGGGTGCTCTATATCCTGCCGATTGTCCTTACCTTCTGGATATCCCCTCGCTGGAGTTCCCCCGCCGTGACAATGGTCTGTACCGGGCTCACCTACCTGGGTTATCTCGTCTCGCCCGACGTGCCCGGCGTGCCAGCCTGGCTCCCGCGAGCCGGCCGCTCAATCAGCCTGATCATCTTTCCACTCGTTGCTTATGTGGTTGATCAACAAAAGCGCTTGACCTGCGAATTGGTCAAGTCAACAACCCTGACCAAGGAACACGCGGCCCTACTCGATCGATCGCAGTTGCTGAGGAATGCCGCCGAAGAGATGCGGGATCTGTATGACCGGTCCCCCTGCGGGTACCATTCCCTCAATGCCGCCGGCCTGATTGTCGCCATGAACCAGACGGAGCTGGACTGGTTGGGGTACAACAAAGAAGAAGTCATCGGTAAAAAACACATGACCGAGTTTTTCACGCCTGCCGGGGTTGCCCGGTTCAAGGAGCGATTCCCGCAAATTCTCCACGAGGGGCACATCGACAATGTAGAGTTTGAGCTGATCCGGAAAAACGGGACGACCTTTCCTGTCATGCTCAACGCCACCGCCATGACCGATTCCGAAGGACGGTTTATCGCGTCCCGCTCCACGCTCATCGATATCACGGATCGGAAACGCGCGGATCAGGCCTTGCGGGAAAGTCATCAGTCGCTTGAAGCCCTGGTGGCCACACGCACGGCTGCGCTTCAAGACACCAATCAGCGCCTCGAACAGGAATTGGCGGAACGCGACCGGATGCATCAGGCGTTGTCCGCCAGCGAACACCGGTTTCAAGACCTGCTCAACTCGCTGCCTCTGCCGATCTGGACCTTTCTTCCCGACGGCACCTGCGACTATCTCAGTCCGCAATGGGCCCAATATACGGGACGGCCCTCAGACGAGCCCTACAGCGCGGGCTGCCTCCCGTACATCCACCCTGAAGACAGAGAGAGAATCAGCGCGGAATGGCGCGAGACCGTGACTCGTATTCAGCCCCTCAACACCGAAATGCGAGTCAGGCGGGCGGATGGCGTCTACCGCTGGTTCCATGCCCATGCGCTACCGGTCCTGGACCAGGACGGCCGGGTGTTGAAGTGGGTGGGAACCTACACCGACATCGATGATCGTAAACAAACGCAAGAAGCCCAGGCCAGGCTGGCCGCCATCGTGGAATCGTCCTCCGATGCCATCATGAGTAAGTGCCTGAGGGGAGGGATCAGGACCTGGAACAAGGGCGCCGAGCGGTTGTTCGGCTACTCCAGCGAAGAGATTGTCGGCCAGCCGATTTCCCGGATCCTCCCGCCGGACCGGCTGGAGGAAGAGACGGCCCTTATCGAGCAGATCAAAGCAGGCACCCGCGTCCAACAATTCGAGAGCGTGCGCGTCCATAAAGACGGCCATGCCATTCAGGTATCCCTGACCATGTCTCCTATAGTGGATGCGCACGGCCAGGTTGTGGCGGTCTCGACGATTGCCCGCGATATCACGGAACGCGTGCGCGCCGAGGAAACCTTGCATCAACAGCGCCAGCTCATCGAATTGTCGCATGACCCGATTTTCTGCTGGGATACCCGGAGGGGCATTCTGAGTTGGAATCGCGGGTGCGAGCATTTGTACGGTTACACCCGCGCGGAAGCGGTAGGCCACAGCAGCCATGCCTTGCTGGACACCGCCTTCCCCCGCCCGCTTGAGACCATTCTCGCCGAATTGGAAACCACCGGCTCCTGGAGCGGCGAACTACGCCATCGCACCAAAAGCGGACGGGAGGTGCTGGTGAAGAGCCGCTGGGGGCTGATGAAAACAGGCGGCCGCTGCCTCGTCCTCGAAACGAACCGGGACATCACCGAACGCCGCCAATCCGAATTGATGCTCTTGAAGAAGAACAAGGATCTCGAAACCCTGCTCTACGTGACCTCGCACGACCTGAAGGAACCGTTGCGCGCCATTACCAGTTTCTCGCTGCTGCTCCAGGAGCGGTATGCGAACCGGCTTGACGAGAAGGGCCAGGATTTCCTTCGCCGCATCATCCGGGCCACGCGGCGGCTCGATCAATTACTCACGGATATTCTGGACCTCTCCCGCGCCCAACGCATGGAGATCCCCCTCGACGAGGTCAACGCCGATTTTCTGGTCAAAAAAGCCCTGCAACGACTGGACAACCAGATTAAGACGACCGGCGCCAGAATCACCGTACACTCGCCGTTGCCGCGCCTGCGGGTCAATACGACGTGGGCGGTCCAGGGCATCTACAACCTGGTCGCCAACGCGTTGAAGTTTGTCTCCCCGGGGATGCCTCCGGACATCGAGATCGCCCCGCATCTCGAGATCGATAGCGAGGGAATGGACATGCCCGGCCTGGTCGTGCGAGACCGCGGCCCGGGGGTTCCAGCGGATCAGCGCGAGCGCATCTTTGAGTTGTTCCGGCGGGCGGTGGGACGCGACATCGAGGGAACCGGAGCCGGCCTGGCCATCGTTCGCCAGGTGGCGGAGCGGCACGGCGGGCGAGCCTGGGTCTCACCCCGTGAAGGCGGAGGATCGGAGTTTTTCATCACATTCGGCAGAACCCGGCAGGGTGCGAAAGAGGGAGCCTATGACACTCAGACCATTCAACATTCTGATCGCTGA
- a CDS encoding response regulator, whose protein sequence is MTLRPFNILIAEDNEDDILLIREAFETVNTTNGITVVRDGDEALAYLRGDKPFTQSPLPGIVLLDINMPKKTGLEVLTEIKSDPRLRALPVIILTVSERDEDILRSFELGACSYIRKPVTFTRFIAVVKEFELYWTLVSKIPTLRR, encoded by the coding sequence ATGACACTCAGACCATTCAACATTCTGATCGCTGAAGACAACGAAGACGACATTCTGCTCATCCGCGAAGCGTTTGAAACCGTCAACACCACCAACGGCATCACCGTGGTTCGGGATGGGGACGAGGCCTTGGCCTACCTGCGCGGGGACAAACCTTTCACCCAATCTCCACTCCCCGGCATAGTGCTGCTGGATATCAATATGCCGAAGAAGACCGGACTCGAGGTGCTGACAGAAATCAAATCGGACCCTCGCCTCCGCGCGCTGCCCGTCATCATCCTGACCGTCAGCGAACGGGATGAAGACATTCTTCGTTCGTTCGAACTGGGCGCCTGTTCCTATATTCGAAAACCGGTCACCTTCACCCGCTTTATCGCCGTCGTCAAAGAGTTCGAACTGTATTGGACGCTGGTCTCCAAAATTCCCACGCTGCGGAGGTAA